In Mycoplasma suis str. Illinois, a single window of DNA contains:
- the eno gene encoding phosphopyruvate hydratase — MAFSIENLFAYELIDSRGNPTVACIAKVAKGKFLSKKSFTAKVLVPSGASTGAKEALELRDGDSSRFGGKGVKKAVHYINYVLGPSLIENDVNPADQAELDRFLMDLDGTENKSRYGANTILAVSLSVAKAVAKAKGLPFYQYVAELSGNPKVRKYVLPLPMVNVINGGAHSDNSLDFQEFMFVPVGASSMHEAVRISAECFHALAKYLKSKGLSTAKGDEGGFAPNFNSNEEALNAMLIAIANAGYKAGVIHGHVAIALDCAASELYDSNTKLYKFKKMIKAGCLSEEAGTKGTVQMIDYYVDLVEKYPIISIEDPLAEDDYEGFALLQKRIGKKVQIVGDDLYCTNPELTQMGIEKGLSNSVLIKVNQIGTLSETLNTMSLAKKAGWSCIISHRSGETEDTTIADIAVGTAAGQIKTGSFSRSERIAKYNRLLEIEIDLTSVNSTFYGLYSLFSLDFNNTELFKAKSYMVNERTGEVKCEVLKAELDQSFNKPSQIFDGVSAGVNPSEESEIKSMEAQKIEDDQEGEDKKKKTRFSKS; from the coding sequence GTGGCTTTTAGTATAGAAAATCTTTTTGCATATGAGTTAATTGATTCTAGAGGTAACCCAACCGTAGCATGTATTGCTAAGGTTGCAAAGGGAAAATTCCTAAGTAAGAAGAGCTTCACAGCTAAGGTATTAGTTCCTTCAGGAGCTTCTACTGGAGCTAAGGAAGCTCTAGAACTAAGAGATGGTGATTCTTCCAGATTTGGAGGAAAAGGAGTTAAGAAAGCTGTTCACTACATCAATTATGTACTAGGACCTTCACTTATCGAAAATGATGTAAATCCTGCTGATCAAGCAGAACTTGACAGATTTTTAATGGATCTAGATGGAACTGAAAATAAGTCCAGATATGGTGCTAACACAATTCTTGCTGTTTCACTTTCAGTAGCTAAGGCAGTAGCTAAGGCAAAAGGACTTCCTTTTTACCAATATGTAGCTGAACTATCAGGAAATCCAAAAGTTAGAAAATATGTTCTTCCTCTTCCAATGGTGAATGTAATTAATGGAGGAGCTCATTCAGATAACTCACTTGACTTCCAAGAATTCATGTTTGTTCCTGTGGGAGCTTCTTCTATGCATGAAGCTGTAAGAATTTCAGCTGAATGTTTCCACGCATTAGCTAAGTACCTAAAGAGTAAGGGACTTTCTACAGCTAAGGGAGATGAAGGTGGATTTGCTCCTAACTTTAACTCAAATGAAGAAGCTTTGAATGCAATGCTTATAGCTATAGCAAATGCTGGATACAAAGCTGGAGTAATACATGGACATGTTGCTATAGCTCTAGACTGTGCAGCTAGTGAGCTATATGACAGTAATACAAAACTATATAAATTCAAGAAAATGATTAAAGCTGGATGTCTATCAGAAGAAGCTGGAACTAAGGGAACTGTTCAAATGATTGATTACTATGTTGACCTAGTAGAAAAATATCCAATTATCTCTATTGAAGACCCCCTAGCTGAAGATGACTATGAAGGATTTGCACTTCTTCAAAAGAGAATTGGAAAGAAAGTTCAAATAGTTGGTGACGACCTTTACTGTACTAACCCAGAATTGACTCAAATGGGAATTGAAAAGGGACTTTCCAATTCTGTATTGATAAAGGTAAATCAAATCGGAACTCTATCCGAAACTCTAAATACTATGAGTCTTGCTAAGAAAGCTGGATGATCATGTATTATCTCACACAGATCTGGAGAAACTGAAGATACAACAATTGCTGATATAGCAGTTGGAACTGCTGCTGGACAAATTAAGACTGGATCATTCTCCAGATCTGAAAGAATAGCTAAGTACAATAGACTTCTTGAAATTGAAATTGACTTAACTTCAGTTAACTCAACATTCTATGGACTATATAGCTTGTTCAGTCTTGACTTCAACAATACTGAACTATTTAAAGCTAAGAGCTATATGGTTAATGAAAGAACTGGAGAAGTTAAGTGTGAAGTTCTAAAAGCTGAACTAGACCAATCATTCAATAAGCCTTCACAAATCTTTGATGGTGTAAGTGCAGGAGTAAATCCTTCAGAAGAAAGTGAAATTAAAAGTATGGAAGCACAAAAAATTGAAGATGACCAAGAAGGAGAAGATAAGAAGAAAAAAACAAGATTTTCAAAATCCTAA
- a CDS encoding MPN555 family protein chaperone, translating into MSDSNNARHKSEFKSKITRRRPINWGTEITISEIRPIPNLVENFEEVLKAMNPGITDEEIAAKKREIIEKDNIFNFVMDEVASAYSIEFDEEEVREREKKLSESYKGYSGDEIRNSVKVMILKDLIYEDLAREWRIEVSEELARETLRDFLDKTGQKHDEYLNDPARIEMVRKSIMEQIITQRIINAFKTTIIQMDDQKDSGKILKS; encoded by the coding sequence ATGAGTGACAGCAATAATGCCAGACACAAGTCTGAATTTAAATCAAAAATAACTAGAAGAAGACCTATAAATTGAGGAACTGAAATAACAATTAGTGAGATAAGACCTATTCCTAATTTAGTTGAGAACTTTGAAGAAGTTCTCAAAGCAATGAATCCGGGGATAACTGATGAAGAAATAGCAGCTAAAAAGAGGGAAATAATAGAGAAAGATAATATTTTTAACTTTGTAATGGATGAGGTAGCTTCAGCATACTCGATAGAGTTTGATGAAGAAGAAGTAAGAGAAAGAGAGAAGAAACTTTCTGAAAGCTATAAAGGTTATTCGGGAGATGAAATAAGAAATAGTGTTAAAGTTATGATACTTAAAGACCTCATATATGAGGACTTAGCTAGAGAATGAAGAATAGAAGTATCTGAAGAACTGGCCAGAGAAACACTAAGAGATTTTCTAGATAAAACAGGTCAAAAACATGATGAATATCTAAACGATCCTGCTAGAATTGAAATGGTAAGAAAAAGTATTATGGAACAAATTATTACCCAAAGAATCATTAATGCATTTAAAACTACTATAATTCAAATGGATGATCAAAAAGATAGTGGAAAAATACTTAAGTCTTAG
- the dnaK gene encoding molecular chaperone DnaK translates to MAVKKEIILGIDLGTTNSCVAVIESGAPKVLETPEGKRTVPSVVSFKGKEIIVGDSAKRQMVTNKNTIFSIKRLIGTDEKVTAQGKEYSPEEISAYILSYIKEYAEKRVGEKIQKAVITVPAYFNDSQRQSTKNAGKIAGLEVVRIVNEPTAAALAYGLDKKEEEKKILVYDLGGGTFDVSLLEVSDGTFQVLATSGDNNLGGDDWDQRIIKWLLESIQKEHSVDLSKDNLVMQRLKEAAEKAKIELSSVQQTQIMLPFLSMVRGEPLNVDFSLTREQFQLFTKDLLERTIAPVKDAIAESKLSLSDINEVLLVGGSTRMPAVQELVEKLTGKKPNLSINPDEVVALGASVQAGILAGDIKDILLLDVTPLTLSIETLGGVATPLIPRNSTIPIDKKQLFSTAVDNQPSVDIHVVQGERPMANQNKSLGTFTLQGIKQAPKGMPKIEVSFSIDANGILTVKAEDKDTGKQNNITINQASGLSEEEINKIIREAEENLEQDKKVKEEIEIKNEAESWISMLENQMKDDSSKIPEASKEETKKLIEEFKKLLEEKKYDELKAKMNQLKEMSQKMMQEVYQQQQQAAGGQAASEEKGPEGEDIKEVELNEESN, encoded by the coding sequence ATGGCAGTAAAGAAAGAAATAATTCTAGGTATTGACCTAGGTACAACTAACTCCTGTGTAGCTGTAATAGAATCAGGAGCTCCTAAAGTATTAGAAACTCCAGAAGGAAAGAGAACAGTTCCTTCTGTAGTTTCCTTTAAAGGTAAAGAAATAATAGTAGGAGATAGTGCTAAGAGACAAATGGTTACAAATAAGAACACTATCTTCTCTATTAAGAGACTAATTGGAACTGATGAAAAAGTAACTGCTCAGGGAAAAGAATATAGTCCAGAAGAAATTTCTGCATATATTCTTTCCTACATAAAAGAATATGCAGAAAAAAGAGTTGGAGAAAAAATTCAAAAAGCTGTTATTACTGTTCCAGCATACTTTAATGACTCACAAAGACAGTCAACAAAGAATGCTGGAAAAATTGCTGGACTAGAAGTAGTTCGAATTGTTAATGAACCTACAGCAGCTGCGCTAGCTTACGGACTAGATAAGAAAGAAGAAGAAAAGAAAATACTTGTTTATGACCTAGGGGGAGGTACTTTTGATGTTTCCCTTTTGGAAGTTTCCGATGGAACCTTCCAAGTATTGGCAACATCAGGAGATAACAATCTAGGTGGTGATGACTGAGACCAAAGAATTATTAAGTGACTTTTGGAATCAATCCAAAAGGAACATAGTGTAGACCTATCTAAAGATAACTTAGTAATGCAAAGACTAAAGGAAGCTGCTGAAAAAGCAAAGATTGAACTTTCTTCAGTTCAACAAACACAAATTATGCTTCCTTTCCTTTCAATGGTTCGTGGAGAACCATTGAATGTTGATTTCTCATTAACTAGAGAACAATTCCAACTATTTACTAAGGATTTACTAGAAAGAACAATAGCACCTGTTAAGGATGCTATTGCAGAATCTAAGTTATCACTTTCAGACATAAATGAAGTTCTACTAGTAGGTGGTTCTACTAGAATGCCTGCAGTACAAGAACTAGTAGAAAAACTAACTGGAAAGAAACCTAATTTGTCTATTAATCCAGATGAAGTAGTAGCTCTAGGAGCTTCTGTTCAAGCTGGAATTCTAGCAGGAGATATCAAAGATATTCTCCTTCTAGACGTAACACCTCTAACTCTAAGTATTGAAACACTAGGTGGAGTTGCTACTCCTCTAATTCCTAGAAATAGTACTATTCCAATTGACAAGAAGCAATTGTTCTCAACTGCTGTAGACAATCAACCTAGCGTTGATATTCACGTAGTACAAGGTGAAAGACCTATGGCTAACCAAAACAAATCCCTAGGTACTTTCACCCTTCAAGGAATTAAACAAGCTCCTAAGGGAATGCCAAAAATAGAAGTATCTTTCTCTATTGACGCTAACGGTATTCTTACCGTTAAAGCAGAAGATAAGGATACTGGAAAACAAAATAATATAACTATTAATCAAGCTTCTGGATTATCAGAAGAAGAAATTAATAAGATAATCCGAGAAGCTGAAGAAAATCTTGAACAAGATAAGAAAGTTAAGGAAGAAATAGAAATTAAGAATGAAGCTGAATCTTGGATTTCTATGCTAGAAAACCAAATGAAGGATGATTCTTCAAAGATTCCAGAAGCAAGTAAAGAAGAAACTAAGAAGTTAATTGAAGAATTCAAGAAACTTCTTGAAGAAAAGAAGTATGATGAACTTAAAGCTAAGATGAATCAACTAAAAGAAATGAGTCAAAAAATGATGCAAGAAGTTTATCAACAACAACAACAAGCTGCTGGAGGACAAGCTGCATCAGAAGAAAAAGGTCCTGAAGGAGAAGACATCAAAGAAGTAGAACTTAATGAAGAAAGTAATTAG
- the purB gene encoding adenylosuccinate lyase, translating into MIKRYEVPQLEHIFSENSKYKRWSILEKEILYSLARRFSISDKEIAKLELEWPEIPSYEVVAEEMKTQHDFVAFLRLLERKLGGNPASKYIHYGITSSDIIDSSNSLALREANKLLIKEIESLQDTLYKLANEYRDFIQVGRTHGRHAEPTSFGYRFAITYQELESALESLYISRRYLEVISIKGSTGTYAHIGPEVQEELSSRFGLYTISGSTQALPRNRYSSYIYSLSHIGSIINSLSLTLRTFMREEINEIEILKPKDSVGSSSMPHKLNPVELENITGLTKWLDSLSSLAKDNNFLWEERDISHSSNERMSLMDAPILAFNIVARMHKFLKKIKANSEGISKNLQLTNGLISSQSILLKLIESSSISTREEAHTLLSSLSKEVKDGNFPSLWEAIQSSPIKKLLSNKDWEDCFNLERHLRELPKIYSQIFGKKIQTKSFSKQLFNKYEVENIIYFLAQRLNWYYSQNNISGEEQTPILVISLIEGSSMFAGKIISQLSFPFVFCSLYHSMSSYVKGFKESEGTQTFEEFIYRELNKRKDFQRIRKLIEKHPRILILEGVVESKSTLTNLYDSLSKIEGIQEIKTVSLFKKVLNGSHDSDSFTDYYKKSLFSKDFRGKQEGLIQREMNWNDRELVKQINSKQVTNWVGEIIKVNKDEWIVGSGMDLHGQHRGVEGVWVI; encoded by the coding sequence ATGATCAAGAGATATGAAGTCCCACAACTTGAACATATTTTCTCAGAAAATTCCAAATATAAAAGGTGGTCTATTCTTGAGAAAGAAATACTATATTCTCTAGCTAGAAGATTTTCTATCTCCGACAAGGAGATAGCAAAACTAGAACTAGAATGACCAGAAATTCCAAGCTATGAAGTAGTAGCTGAGGAAATGAAAACTCAGCACGACTTTGTAGCTTTCCTTAGATTACTAGAGAGAAAGCTGGGTGGAAACCCAGCTTCTAAATATATACATTATGGAATTACTAGTTCAGATATCATAGATAGCTCTAATTCATTAGCTCTTAGGGAAGCTAATAAATTACTTATAAAAGAAATAGAGAGTCTGCAAGACACTCTATATAAATTAGCTAATGAATATAGAGACTTTATTCAAGTAGGTAGAACACATGGTAGACATGCAGAACCTACATCTTTTGGATATAGGTTCGCAATAACCTACCAAGAATTAGAGTCAGCTCTTGAAAGTCTCTATATATCTAGAAGATATTTAGAAGTAATTAGTATTAAGGGATCTACAGGTACATATGCACATATTGGACCTGAAGTCCAAGAAGAATTATCTTCTAGATTTGGACTATATACTATTTCGGGATCTACACAAGCTCTACCTAGAAATAGATATTCTTCTTATATTTATTCCCTCTCTCATATAGGTTCTATTATTAACTCTTTATCTCTTACTCTAAGAACCTTTATGAGAGAAGAAATAAATGAAATAGAAATACTTAAACCTAAAGATAGTGTGGGTTCTTCTTCTATGCCGCACAAACTTAATCCAGTAGAGTTAGAAAACATTACTGGATTAACTAAGTGACTAGATAGTCTCTCTTCTCTAGCTAAAGACAATAACTTTTTGTGAGAAGAAAGAGATATTAGTCACTCTTCTAATGAGAGAATGAGCTTAATGGATGCTCCTATTCTCGCATTCAATATTGTTGCTAGAATGCACAAATTCCTTAAGAAGATAAAAGCCAATTCTGAAGGTATTTCTAAAAACCTTCAGTTAACTAATGGGCTTATATCTTCTCAAAGTATTCTCCTAAAACTTATAGAATCTTCTTCTATAAGTACAAGAGAAGAAGCTCATACACTTCTTTCTTCTCTTTCTAAAGAAGTAAAAGATGGGAACTTCCCATCTTTATGAGAAGCTATTCAATCTTCTCCTATAAAGAAACTTCTTTCCAATAAAGATTGAGAAGATTGCTTCAATCTAGAGAGACATTTAAGAGAACTTCCAAAGATTTATAGTCAAATCTTTGGAAAGAAGATTCAAACAAAATCTTTCTCTAAGCAATTATTTAATAAATATGAAGTAGAAAATATTATCTACTTCTTAGCTCAGAGACTTAACTGATATTATTCCCAGAATAATATCTCTGGAGAAGAACAAACTCCTATATTAGTAATTTCTCTAATAGAAGGTTCTTCTATGTTTGCTGGGAAAATTATTTCCCAGCTATCTTTCCCATTTGTATTCTGTTCTCTATATCATTCAATGTCTAGTTATGTTAAGGGCTTTAAAGAGTCCGAAGGGACTCAAACTTTTGAAGAGTTCATATATAGAGAGCTGAATAAGAGAAAAGACTTTCAACGAATTAGAAAGTTAATTGAAAAACATCCTCGAATTCTTATTCTTGAAGGAGTAGTTGAAAGTAAGTCAACACTAACTAACTTATATGATTCCCTATCAAAAATAGAGGGAATCCAAGAAATAAAGACTGTATCTCTATTTAAAAAAGTGTTGAATGGGAGTCACGATAGTGACTCCTTCACTGATTACTACAAGAAATCTTTATTCTCTAAAGATTTCAGGGGAAAACAAGAAGGACTAATACAAAGAGAAATGAATTGAAATGATAGAGAGTTAGTTAAACAAATAAATAGTAAGCAAGTAACTAATTGAGTAGGTGAGATCATTAAAGTTAATAAGGACGAATGAATAGTGGGATCTGGAATGGATTTACATGGACAACATAGAGGAGTAGAAGGAGTTTGAGTAATTTAA